A single region of the Parambassis ranga unplaced genomic scaffold, fParRan2.1 scaffold_84_arrow_ctg1, whole genome shotgun sequence genome encodes:
- the LOC114431500 gene encoding uncharacterized protein LOC114431500 produces the protein MEAKSGMDIYDQLWAENQDVADHTLHTPFLQHMQLGDLQADHYVAFMIQDFYYLVQVTDMLKEMSDKELPEDLSIFMKDRYDSYKKYADATLQQFSLRSVSDITPGPAIEKYLSDYKGIMEEQDPIFFAVALLPCERLWLWLANQLVETGCNAYFTWKQANINGHPEDHYRNLLDANLTTPEQKAQAEKVFRSQMQNEHDFFASSLE, from the exons TGGTATGGACATCTATGATCAGCTGTGGGCTGAGAACCAGGATGTGGCCGATCACACGCTGCACACGCCCTTTCTGCAGCACATGCAGCTGGGGGACCTGCAGGCAGACCACTACGTGGCCTTCATGATCCAGGACTTCTACTACCTGGTGCAGGTGACGGACATGCTGAAGGAGATGAGCGACAAAGAGTTGCCCGAGGACCTGAGTATATTCATGAAGGACAGATATGATTCATACAAGAAGTACGCTGATGCCACGCTGCAGCAGTTCAGCCTCCGG AGCGTGTCGGACATCACCCCCGGCCCCGCCATAGAGAAGTACCTGTCTGACTACAAGGGCATCATGGAAGAACAGGATCCCATCTTCTTCGCCGTGGCCCTCCTGCCCTGTGAAAGGCTGTGGCTCTGGCTGGCCAATCAGCTGGTAGAGACCGGCTGCAATGCATACTTCACCTGGAAGCAGGCAAACATAAATGGCCACCCCGAGGACCACTACAGGAACCTGCTCGACGCGAACCTGACCACCCCCGAGCAGAAGGCTCAGGCCGAGAAGGTCTTCCGAAGCCAAATGCAGAACGAGCACGACTTTTTTGCATCGTCACTCGAGTAG